In Nostoc sp. CENA543, a single genomic region encodes these proteins:
- a CDS encoding ferritin-like domain-containing protein yields the protein MINTTLKYQIAGLDLPHIDSDNRLRRILTATLPSHSENAAHPQYDYWDREFFHLHQVEIFQQASESEQSAILQLLNQGLLTESYFIEKAGVGYMAKMVILAETVEERMLYAMFTADEATHLKQISYFLPETAQNHHQNPFLQLLAEVVESADKTVLLFVLQIVLEGWGLSHYRRLAKSCQHPALAELFTSFLDAEARHHSTGSTLFSQTPLTTHSQTTILEILTKFLFMVQIGPQSILSAIAQIKGHLSRSQRIQILEQLDTQTHSNTRLQILRSLMQKTTADVIVQTLETQGSFTPLPPHQCV from the coding sequence ATGATTAATACAACTTTAAAATATCAAATTGCCGGACTTGATCTACCACATATAGACTCAGATAATCGCTTGCGGCGCATACTCACAGCAACATTACCAAGTCACAGCGAAAATGCTGCACATCCTCAATACGATTATTGGGATAGGGAATTTTTTCATCTACATCAAGTCGAAATTTTTCAACAAGCCAGTGAAAGCGAACAGTCAGCGATACTTCAACTTCTCAATCAAGGCTTATTGACAGAATCTTATTTTATCGAAAAAGCAGGCGTTGGTTACATGGCTAAGATGGTCATTTTAGCAGAAACAGTAGAAGAGCGAATGCTTTACGCCATGTTTACCGCCGACGAAGCCACCCATTTAAAGCAAATCAGTTATTTTTTACCAGAAACAGCCCAAAATCACCACCAAAACCCATTTTTGCAGCTACTAGCAGAAGTCGTAGAAAGTGCAGACAAAACAGTATTGTTATTTGTGCTGCAAATTGTCTTAGAAGGATGGGGTTTAAGCCATTATCGCCGCCTAGCCAAATCATGTCAGCATCCAGCCTTAGCAGAACTATTCACCAGTTTCTTAGACGCTGAAGCCCGTCATCACAGTACAGGCTCAACATTATTTAGTCAAACACCCCTAACAACCCACAGCCAAACAACCATCCTCGAAATCTTAACCAAATTTCTTTTCATGGTACAAATCGGCCCCCAAAGCATATTATCAGCGATCGCACAAATCAAAGGACATCTCTCGCGATCGCAAAGAATCCAAATCCTCGAACAACTAGACACACAAACCCACAGCAATACCAGATTACAAATATTGCGATCGCTCATGCAAAAAACCACCGCAGATGTCATAGTTCAAACACTAGAAACACAAGGATCATTCACACCCCTCCCCCCTCACCAATGCGTCTAA
- a CDS encoding aromatic ring-hydroxylating dioxygenase subunit alpha — protein sequence MSSTNQHANFNNPTQFIAGWYWTLPSRQLKVGKVKAVTLLGRNLAIYRGVSGQVVAVDAYCPHMGAHLAEGRVEGDGIRCFFHNWKYSDRGICIDIPSQEKPLPVCIKTWQTTEKYGLIWVWVGEEPPTALPFVPELEEVECDYLLGTRFEKNCHPNVLLINAIDAHHFNTVHNLPLEIVFDCQALNTNAITFSNTTRGGDDSWLIRLIRPLYRSEVTYSMCYWYGSTGTVTLGPDFLHFYIIFSLRMIEGGKTEGQTILVTPKRRGLLGGVINRGLLWLTQQVGNYFAKGDTQVFQTIKFDLKTPTKADHAILQFIQHVNRQQALTWGTWETVSATEKQEQRFSHQNLTPQPPSLQGNGEQDTPLFAGDGVLDRHY from the coding sequence ATGTCTTCCACTAACCAACACGCAAATTTTAACAATCCTACCCAATTTATCGCCGGATGGTATTGGACATTGCCATCTAGACAATTAAAAGTTGGCAAGGTAAAAGCTGTTACACTACTGGGGAGAAACTTGGCAATTTATCGCGGAGTTAGTGGTCAAGTAGTAGCAGTAGATGCTTATTGTCCCCATATGGGAGCGCATTTAGCTGAGGGTAGGGTAGAGGGTGATGGGATTCGTTGTTTTTTCCATAATTGGAAATATAGCGATCGCGGAATTTGTATAGATATCCCTTCTCAGGAAAAACCCTTACCAGTTTGTATCAAAACTTGGCAGACTACAGAAAAGTACGGTTTGATTTGGGTGTGGGTAGGAGAAGAACCACCGACTGCGCTACCTTTTGTTCCAGAACTGGAAGAGGTAGAGTGTGATTATCTGTTGGGGACTCGGTTTGAGAAAAACTGTCATCCTAATGTATTACTAATTAATGCGATCGATGCTCATCACTTTAATACAGTCCACAATCTACCTTTAGAGATTGTATTTGATTGCCAAGCCCTCAACACCAATGCTATTACCTTCAGCAACACCACACGAGGCGGTGATGATTCCTGGTTGATTCGCCTGATTCGTCCCCTGTACCGTAGTGAAGTTACTTATAGTATGTGTTATTGGTATGGCAGCACTGGTACTGTCACACTGGGGCCAGATTTTCTGCACTTTTACATCATATTTTCACTGCGAATGATTGAAGGTGGCAAAACCGAAGGACAAACCATCTTAGTTACACCCAAACGACGGGGACTTTTAGGAGGGGTAATCAATCGCGGGTTGTTGTGGTTAACTCAACAGGTGGGTAATTACTTCGCTAAAGGCGACACACAGGTATTTCAGACAATTAAGTTTGATTTAAAGACTCCCACCAAAGCTGATCATGCAATTTTGCAATTTATCCAGCACGTTAATCGTCAGCAAGCCTTAACTTGGGGAACTTGGGAAACTGTTTCTGCAACAGAGAAACAAGAACAGCGATTTAGTCATCAAAACCTAACCCCCCAACCCCCTTCCCTACAAGGGAATGGGGAGCAAGACACCCCTCTTTTTGCAGGAGATGGGGTTCTAGACAGACATTATTAA
- a CDS encoding Rieske 2Fe-2S domain-containing protein: MKPILPGSPWLIAHRSMLGINKPYKFTLNGQDYVLWQNREGEISTLENVCPHMQAPLSNGWICEASNSIQCPFHALEFDGEGRLVKDGKAKGEPIAKKLNLVVQGDFIWTYGGYEPRLPIPDLISERSQGLRFLGVVGCTSIPAAFLNSIKINYDFNHQNGVHREIFRIRENPVESFEPNGFEARVVQTFLRERNSFNEILKNPSLLTLPQKIKNELEYSFPSTTLFKAQLPIGEILQFFILYPESEHQTRTFVLCYGSLHSPLFHIPGFRNAWERSLLSSIAKVVEQDSGAVASLYPPQKPKIRLPKEEILFYVEKLYHEW; encoded by the coding sequence ATGAAGCCTATCCTTCCTGGCTCACCTTGGCTAATTGCTCATCGCTCAATGTTAGGAATCAACAAACCTTACAAATTTACCCTCAATGGGCAAGATTATGTGCTTTGGCAAAACCGTGAAGGGGAGATTTCTACATTGGAAAATGTCTGTCCTCATATGCAAGCTCCGCTCTCAAATGGCTGGATTTGTGAAGCTAGCAACTCGATTCAATGTCCTTTTCATGCTCTGGAATTTGATGGAGAAGGAAGACTTGTAAAAGATGGTAAAGCTAAAGGAGAACCTATCGCCAAAAAGTTAAATCTAGTGGTTCAAGGCGATTTCATCTGGACTTATGGAGGGTATGAACCGCGTTTACCGATTCCTGATCTCATTTCTGAGCGATCGCAAGGACTGCGTTTTCTGGGGGTTGTGGGTTGCACCAGCATCCCGGCTGCATTTCTGAATTCCATCAAAATCAACTATGACTTTAATCATCAAAATGGCGTTCACCGAGAGATTTTTAGAATTCGAGAGAACCCAGTTGAATCATTTGAACCGAACGGATTCGAGGCTAGAGTTGTGCAAACTTTCCTCAGAGAAAGGAATTCTTTCAACGAGATTTTGAAAAACCCATCATTGCTAACTCTACCTCAAAAAATCAAAAATGAGTTGGAGTATTCTTTTCCTTCAACAACTTTATTTAAAGCCCAACTCCCGATCGGCGAAATTTTACAATTTTTTATCCTTTATCCAGAAAGTGAGCATCAAACGCGAACCTTTGTGCTTTGTTATGGAAGTTTGCACAGTCCCCTTTTCCACATCCCTGGGTTCAGAAATGCGTGGGAGCGATCGCTGTTATCATCTATAGCTAAAGTGGTTGAACAAGATTCTGGAGCAGTTGCAAGTTTGTACCCACCACAAAAACCCAAGATTCGCTTGCCAAAAGAGGAAATCTTATTTTATGTTGAGAAACTATACCATGAGTGGTGA
- a CDS encoding PIN domain-containing protein, with amino-acid sequence MRIVLFDSDVLLDVLAQRQPFVVVSAQALNMVTQPQVQGYISGHAVTNIFYILRRQVGSEVARELLSRLLQRLQVANVTDAVIRAALQSCIVDFEDAVTSDTNSQFAIRNSQLKNLDVARILGFTSVSDFS; translated from the coding sequence TTGAGGATAGTTTTGTTTGATAGTGATGTCCTGCTTGATGTTCTCGCTCAACGGCAACCATTTGTTGTTGTTTCTGCACAGGCACTAAATATGGTGACACAGCCACAAGTGCAAGGGTATATATCAGGTCATGCTGTGACGAATATTTTCTATATCTTGCGTCGTCAAGTTGGTAGCGAAGTAGCACGAGAGCTTTTATCAAGATTACTACAGCGTCTTCAAGTTGCTAATGTAACAGATGCGGTTATTCGGGCTGCCTTGCAAAGTTGTATTGTGGATTTTGAAGATGCAGTAACAAGTGATACCAATTCACAATTCGCAATTCGCAATTCGCAATTAAAAAACTTAGATGTAGCAAGGATTTTAGGGTTTACATCTGTATCAGATTTTTCGTGA
- a CDS encoding addiction module protein: protein MSVHPLLKVDISELSVAERIQLAEDLWDSILEKQEELPLTEAQQQELDRRLENYHRNPTNGSSWEDVKKRLGYSQ, encoded by the coding sequence ATGAGTGTCCATCCCCTCTTGAAAGTTGACATTTCTGAACTTAGCGTTGCAGAACGTATTCAACTTGCTGAAGATTTATGGGACAGTATCTTAGAAAAGCAAGAAGAACTACCGTTAACTGAAGCACAACAACAAGAACTAGATCGACGCTTAGAAAATTACCATAGAAACCCCACAAACGGTTCTAGTTGGGAAGATGTTAAAAAACGTTTAGGCTACTCTCAATGA
- a CDS encoding sterol desaturase family protein yields MNIQSLIQMIVFGAFIGLVGWTISNQIGRHQIQLKSREDWLIDTLGLTIQGILIPLLQATLVYGIYHYLFPNHQGNLKISPMLSFILSFVVVDYLYYWNHRLLHSKWLWQVHQVHHTVTQMDVLGTSRNTIWTSLLIIYLWLHTLFLYLLADPTGYLLGVSLTSALDLWRHSRLLISTNHWLYQFISPWLILPQDHAWHHCSETYHCNYGANLKIWDKLHHTYHQSNTLPSAIGIPTSLNFIQKLFFPFS; encoded by the coding sequence GTGAATATACAAAGCTTGATACAAATGATAGTTTTTGGTGCATTTATTGGCTTAGTTGGATGGACAATTAGCAATCAAATTGGTCGCCATCAAATACAATTAAAAAGTCGTGAAGATTGGCTAATAGATACTCTCGGTTTAACGATTCAAGGTATTTTAATTCCTTTATTACAAGCAACTTTAGTTTATGGAATTTACCATTATTTATTTCCCAATCACCAGGGAAATTTAAAAATATCACCAATGTTATCTTTTATTCTCAGTTTTGTTGTAGTGGATTATTTATATTACTGGAATCATCGTTTATTACACAGTAAATGGTTGTGGCAAGTGCATCAAGTCCACCACACAGTTACTCAAATGGATGTTTTAGGCACTTCTCGTAATACTATCTGGACAAGTTTATTAATTATTTATCTATGGCTACATACATTATTTTTATATCTATTAGCTGACCCCACAGGTTATTTACTAGGAGTTAGTCTGACTTCTGCTCTAGATTTATGGAGACATAGCCGTTTATTGATTTCTACAAATCACTGGCTATATCAATTTATTTCTCCCTGGTTAATCTTACCCCAAGATCATGCTTGGCATCATTGCAGTGAAACTTATCATTGCAACTATGGTGCTAATCTCAAAATTTGGGACAAGTTACACCATACCTATCATCAAAGCAATACCTTACCATCAGCCATAGGTATTCCCACTTCCTTAAATTTCATACAAAAACTTTTCTTTCCCTTTTCATGA
- a CDS encoding Mpo1-like protein: MNKTNSDSQQELRNRINHQILEHPFTNYWDIFVLKHQHPLNIALHIVGILFFYSLLFCVWKLHNFWLLLGLPLTQLIGLIGHFLFERSHIDLQDATFSWRASYCLGKMLIRVLIGKYQDDIRQRQEILSNYQSSNYANL, encoded by the coding sequence ATGAATAAAACTAATTCTGATTCCCAACAAGAGTTGAGAAATCGGATTAATCATCAAATTTTAGAACATCCTTTTACAAATTATTGGGATATTTTTGTGCTTAAACACCAACATCCTCTTAATATTGCTCTGCATATTGTTGGGATACTATTTTTTTATAGCTTGCTCTTTTGTGTTTGGAAACTACATAATTTCTGGTTACTATTGGGCTTGCCTTTAACGCAGTTAATTGGCTTGATTGGACATTTTCTATTTGAGCGTAGCCATATTGACTTACAAGATGCTACCTTTTCTTGGCGGGCTTCCTACTGTTTAGGTAAAATGCTCATCAGGGTGTTAATTGGGAAATATCAAGATGATATTCGCCAAAGACAAGAAATATTAAGTAATTATCAATCTAGCAATTATGCAAATCTTTAA
- a CDS encoding aromatic ring-hydroxylating dioxygenase subunit alpha, protein MQFADFWYIVALSEQLKPHTVLARSLLGEWLAIFRGEDGQPVALRDRCLHRSSRLSAGKVCQGALQCPYHGWVYDNEGKVIAVPAEGVDFQASQQRRAKAYATKEQDGYIYVRLVENPSVDFAPFSMPHYGEAGWETVRVINRFANNVTNCAENFIDIPHTAFVHPGVFRTSRQQKLEMTVERENGAVLVEYRNENSNLGWYTRFLNPEGAEIKHSDRFYMPNITSVEYQMGRTRHLFITSQSIPESDNSTLVYTDVTYNYGIWNKLARPFIWWTAQHIIRQDVEILAIQGEVIAKYGTQFAHTPADTIHVFVESIRAAIARGEDPRLLPKQSAKVTFWV, encoded by the coding sequence ATGCAATTTGCAGATTTTTGGTATATTGTCGCACTCAGCGAACAGCTAAAACCTCACACTGTATTGGCGCGATCGCTTTTAGGTGAGTGGTTAGCAATATTTCGCGGTGAAGATGGACAACCTGTAGCGTTGCGCGATCGCTGTTTACATCGCAGTAGTCGGTTGTCGGCGGGAAAGGTCTGTCAGGGTGCTTTACAATGTCCTTATCATGGTTGGGTATATGATAACGAAGGTAAAGTGATTGCTGTCCCGGCTGAGGGTGTGGATTTTCAAGCTTCTCAGCAGCGTCGAGCCAAAGCTTACGCGACTAAGGAACAAGATGGATATATATATGTGCGGTTAGTTGAAAACCCCAGTGTTGACTTTGCACCTTTTTCTATGCCTCACTATGGAGAAGCAGGTTGGGAGACGGTGCGGGTAATTAATCGGTTTGCGAATAATGTTACTAACTGTGCGGAAAATTTTATTGATATCCCCCACACAGCTTTTGTTCATCCTGGGGTGTTTCGGACTTCGCGCCAGCAAAAGTTAGAGATGACGGTTGAACGTGAAAATGGTGCGGTGTTGGTGGAATATCGTAACGAAAACAGTAATTTGGGATGGTACACGCGGTTTTTAAATCCAGAAGGCGCAGAGATTAAACATAGCGATCGCTTTTATATGCCCAATATTACCTCGGTGGAATATCAAATGGGACGCACGCGCCATTTATTTATTACCAGTCAATCTATCCCCGAAAGCGATAATTCTACTTTGGTTTACACTGATGTGACTTATAACTACGGTATTTGGAATAAATTAGCGCGTCCGTTTATTTGGTGGACGGCTCAACATATTATCCGCCAAGATGTAGAAATTTTGGCAATTCAGGGTGAAGTCATAGCTAAATACGGCACACAATTTGCTCATACTCCGGCTGACACAATTCATGTGTTTGTCGAGTCAATTAGAGCAGCGATCGCTCGTGGAGAAGACCCACGATTATTGCCAAAACAATCTGCAAAGGTGACATTTTGGGTTTAA
- a CDS encoding type II toxin-antitoxin system RelE/ParE family toxin produces the protein MTYNLIIQPEAEYDIQDVFEWYESQNLGLGSEFVRAVDVCLSGIGRNPLAYQVIYKQVRRALIRRFPYIILYVFDQDTVSVIACFHAKRDPKQWLERI, from the coding sequence ATGACTTATAACCTGATTATCCAGCCAGAAGCAGAATACGATATTCAGGATGTATTTGAGTGGTACGAATCTCAAAATCTAGGTTTGGGTTCTGAATTTGTCCGTGCTGTTGATGTTTGCTTGTCGGGAATTGGACGAAACCCTCTAGCTTACCAAGTCATTTACAAACAGGTTAGAAGAGCATTAATTCGTCGATTTCCATACATAATTCTCTACGTTTTTGATCAAGATACAGTCTCTGTAATTGCTTGCTTCCATGCAAAACGCGATCCGAAACAATGGTTGGAGAGAATCTAA
- a CDS encoding P-aminobenzoate N-oxygenase AurF — translation MNQTTQRKLQINHTRNKQKDHTAVMDEAAVKFRYEDCKNEYWNPEEFSLLYGTPLWEQSTPSQKLILNHLYWVAYYSQIVSAEIATIYFNQTSAAGLYAQEDFRLICDTLDLESSQERAHINAFRTIAKQVEQTLFGKLIFTYPMRGPFTETMVYADTNALKTWWKKIQLQYFGLISANNTFLACQYFTVRGVRTLNGKLVQHKLSNYYQKHPQPELAPIPAKISYYHFLDESFHFNSSTIISHDVINFLPAPTAFERLVANLGVLGCQRDHFHFSAAMNGIFWYDPALYGKIYYVLRSPVFNMGDAEAKEMMRRCFTEESEGLNRSFLTHQEAMASYQVYVEKLGYLWRRNREMSLMGGNSISRCLAMQKRGFRRFEGYCREELEDLFLFRAEAQRCREEWESLV, via the coding sequence ATGAACCAAACCACCCAACGCAAACTCCAAATCAACCACACCCGCAACAAACAGAAGGATCACACGGCTGTCATGGACGAAGCAGCAGTCAAATTCCGCTACGAAGACTGTAAAAACGAATACTGGAATCCCGAAGAATTTTCCCTACTTTACGGAACACCCCTCTGGGAACAATCCACACCCAGCCAAAAGCTAATTCTCAACCATCTTTACTGGGTAGCTTATTACTCACAAATAGTTTCCGCCGAGATTGCAACCATCTATTTTAATCAAACCAGTGCAGCCGGACTCTATGCTCAAGAAGACTTCCGTTTAATCTGCGATACCTTAGACTTAGAATCCTCCCAAGAAAGAGCGCATATTAACGCCTTCCGCACCATCGCCAAACAAGTTGAGCAAACCTTATTTGGTAAACTCATTTTCACCTACCCCATGCGCGGCCCCTTTACAGAAACGATGGTTTACGCAGATACTAATGCTCTCAAAACTTGGTGGAAAAAAATTCAATTGCAATATTTTGGCTTGATATCTGCGAATAATACTTTTTTAGCTTGTCAGTATTTTACAGTTAGGGGAGTGCGGACGCTAAATGGCAAATTAGTACAGCACAAACTCAGCAATTACTATCAGAAACATCCACAGCCAGAGCTTGCACCAATTCCGGCTAAGATATCTTATTATCACTTTTTAGATGAAAGTTTTCACTTCAATAGTTCTACAATTATTTCCCATGATGTGATTAACTTTCTGCCTGCGCCGACTGCGTTTGAGAGGTTGGTGGCGAATTTGGGAGTGTTGGGATGTCAGCGTGATCACTTTCATTTTTCGGCGGCAATGAACGGGATTTTTTGGTATGATCCGGCGTTGTATGGAAAGATTTATTATGTGTTGCGATCGCCTGTTTTTAATATGGGTGATGCTGAGGCTAAGGAAATGATGCGTCGTTGTTTTACTGAGGAGTCGGAAGGGTTAAATCGGAGTTTTTTAACTCATCAGGAGGCAATGGCATCATATCAGGTTTATGTGGAAAAGTTAGGCTATCTTTGGCGGCGTAATCGGGAGATGTCTTTGATGGGTGGTAATTCGATTTCTCGGTGTTTGGCGATGCAGAAGAGGGGGTTTAGGAGATTTGAGGGGTATTGTCGTGAGGAGTTGGAGGATTTATTTTTGTTTCGCGCAGAGGCGCAAAGGTGCAGAGAGGAATGGGAGAGTTTGGTTTAA
- a CDS encoding 2Fe-2S iron-sulfur cluster binding domain-containing protein, producing the protein MSNLCTISFPGSDYEPVILECHQNLSEHLTIQNSPVLFGCRTGICGTCLVEVIGDIPPPQPDEQEMLDTLAPNIPNARLACQLNLTQNIEIRTIQK; encoded by the coding sequence ATGTCTAATTTGTGTACTATTTCTTTTCCAGGAAGTGATTATGAGCCTGTCATTCTGGAATGTCATCAAAATTTATCTGAGCATTTGACGATTCAGAATTCTCCTGTGTTGTTTGGTTGTCGGACTGGTATTTGTGGAACTTGTTTGGTTGAGGTGATTGGTGATATTCCTCCGCCTCAACCTGATGAACAGGAAATGTTGGATACATTAGCACCTAACATTCCAAATGCGCGATTAGCTTGTCAGTTAAACCTGACACAAAATATAGAAATTCGTACAATACAAAAATAA
- a CDS encoding aromatic ring-hydroxylating dioxygenase subunit alpha: protein MQIFNNWNIVAKGWYITCPSRELPPTTAKSLEICGQKIVIFRGVDGQVRALDAYCPHLGTDLGIGHVDGNLIRCAFHHWAFDETGICQNIPCQTEIPAKAKVSAYATSEKYGFIWIYPDAEAPEDVADFDELRGKEIVTQADTPFERSCHHHICMMNGIDAQHLKTIHRLDIKMDLSLHRNQLGTQIDFTMRGNFPQSTWRERLGKRFLGATYEYSMRYAHGCMGLLTMMKKVKIFPPLHMMYAYTPIAPGRTRIQPIYVTAKRQGIGGYIISKFLLFCTRLAYYMLRDEDGKIYDNIQFSPKLLLSIDQPLAKYMEYVNQLEPSQWSNALEDSKLN, encoded by the coding sequence ATGCAAATCTTTAATAACTGGAATATTGTAGCAAAGGGTTGGTATATCACCTGTCCTAGTCGAGAATTACCGCCAACTACAGCTAAATCTCTAGAAATTTGTGGACAGAAAATTGTGATTTTTCGGGGTGTAGATGGACAAGTCCGAGCTTTAGATGCTTACTGTCCACATTTGGGAACAGATTTAGGTATTGGACACGTTGACGGGAATTTAATTCGCTGTGCATTTCATCATTGGGCTTTTGATGAAACAGGAATCTGTCAAAATATTCCCTGTCAAACAGAGATTCCGGCTAAAGCGAAAGTCTCAGCTTATGCGACATCTGAAAAATATGGTTTTATTTGGATTTATCCTGATGCGGAAGCACCGGAAGATGTAGCTGATTTTGATGAATTGCGGGGTAAGGAAATTGTCACTCAAGCTGATACCCCATTTGAAAGAAGTTGCCATCATCATATTTGTATGATGAATGGCATTGACGCGCAACATTTAAAAACAATTCATCGTTTAGATATCAAAATGGATTTGTCCCTACATCGTAACCAATTAGGGACACAAATTGATTTTACTATGAGGGGAAATTTTCCTCAATCAACTTGGCGAGAACGCTTAGGTAAAAGATTTTTAGGTGCTACCTATGAATATTCCATGCGCTATGCTCATGGTTGTATGGGTTTATTAACAATGATGAAAAAGGTCAAAATTTTTCCACCATTACATATGATGTATGCCTACACTCCCATAGCACCTGGAAGAACACGCATTCAACCAATTTATGTAACAGCAAAACGTCAAGGAATTGGGGGATATATCATCAGTAAGTTCTTACTATTTTGCACTCGTCTAGCTTACTATATGCTCAGAGATGAAGACGGCAAAATTTACGATAATATTCAATTTTCACCTAAGTTGCTACTGAGTATTGACCAGCCATTGGCTAAGTATATGGAGTATGTAAATCAGCTAGAACCATCTCAATGGTCAAATGCTTTAGAAGATTCAAAATTAAATTAA
- a CDS encoding Crp/Fnr family transcriptional regulator, producing the protein MYESFFTFIQQLFPDFKIDFVILESLLKSRKLCRGEFLFQQGEICEFVGFTLKGCLRTFVLKEAKEYTLFFHVERQTLGDYESFQKRQPTRFSVQAVEDSEVIIFDRKIMQFFETTPQGQTFLRLVAEDLAFLLRDKVLSLFLDTPEERYINLLQNEPELLQRIPQYYLASYLGIEPQSLSRLKRRVYEKTFS; encoded by the coding sequence ATGTATGAGTCGTTTTTTACATTTATCCAGCAGCTTTTTCCAGATTTCAAGATTGATTTTGTAATTCTGGAATCTCTTCTAAAGTCTAGGAAGTTGTGCAGAGGGGAGTTCTTATTTCAACAGGGTGAAATTTGTGAATTTGTTGGTTTTACTCTTAAAGGTTGCCTCAGAACTTTTGTATTAAAAGAAGCAAAAGAGTATACCCTTTTCTTTCACGTTGAACGACAGACATTGGGAGATTATGAGAGTTTTCAAAAGCGTCAACCCACTCGCTTTTCAGTACAAGCTGTTGAAGATTCAGAAGTGATTATTTTTGACCGTAAGATAATGCAATTTTTTGAAACGACTCCCCAAGGGCAAACATTTTTAAGGCTTGTTGCTGAGGATTTGGCGTTTCTACTGCGAGATAAAGTTTTATCTTTATTTTTAGATACTCCTGAAGAAAGATATATCAACCTGCTACAAAATGAACCGGAACTATTGCAGCGTATTCCCCAATATTACCTCGCATCTTATTTAGGAATTGAACCGCAATCTCTCAGTCGCCTAAAGCGAAGAGTCTACGAGAAAACATTTTCTTAA
- a CDS encoding acyl transferase, which translates to MTLLSKILLFFPTLVFTITGTAIFYFVHSPSIFSLLAVLFSIYGFPLVVYRCHQWIYPVQEGISYLQGKEYSPWWGSHQIQSIYIAIPALEAMLRLIPGAFSMWLRLWGAKVGRDVYWTPGLEIADRGLIEIGDRVVIGHRVGIYSHVIKPRKQDLMLYVKKVKIGSNVFVGAGSHLAPGVVINDHTFIAADTNLYPNQQVQ; encoded by the coding sequence ATGACACTTTTAAGTAAAATTCTCTTATTCTTTCCCACCTTAGTATTTACCATCACTGGAACTGCAATCTTTTATTTTGTTCATTCACCCAGCATTTTCAGTCTTCTGGCTGTATTATTTTCGATTTATGGGTTTCCTCTGGTTGTTTATCGCTGTCATCAATGGATTTATCCTGTACAGGAGGGTATTAGTTATCTACAAGGTAAAGAATATAGTCCTTGGTGGGGTAGTCATCAAATCCAGTCGATTTACATAGCAATTCCAGCCTTAGAAGCGATGCTGCGGTTGATTCCTGGCGCGTTTTCGATGTGGTTGCGATTGTGGGGTGCGAAAGTAGGACGAGATGTTTACTGGACTCCGGGATTAGAAATTGCCGATCGCGGTTTAATAGAAATAGGCGATCGCGTGGTTATCGGTCATCGTGTGGGGATATATTCTCATGTCATCAAACCCCGCAAACAAGATTTGATGTTATACGTCAAAAAAGTGAAGATTGGTAGCAATGTGTTTGTTGGTGCTGGAAGTCACCTTGCGCCTGGTGTAGTGATTAATGACCATACTTTTATTGCTGCTGATACAAACCTCTACCCTAACCAACAGGTACAGTAA